In Rhodococcus qingshengii JCM 15477, the sequence CCTTCAACTGGTTTCGCGATCCGTCGGACACGTTGCGGGTGTTGACGGTGACACCGAGGTTGGTGATGACGCCGGGAGCAGGGACGGGTACTCCGCCGCCTTCCGCATTTCCGATTGCGGTGACGGAGTCCCCGCGAGCGGCTTCTGCTGATTTGCCGACCACAGCCACCGGCAGATCGTCAGCGCCCGCGAGTCGAAGGACGGCAAGATCGCTGACGCTGTCGTACCCGAGGATCTCGGCGTCGTAGATCAGCCCGTTGGACATGCTGACGGCAGTGACGTCCGAAGCTCCGCTGATGACGTGGTGATTCGTGAGCACCACTCCGTCAGGGGAGAGCACGATCCCGGTCCCAGCAGTGGTGGTGAATCCGGCCGGCGCCGTGATGGTGACGATGGTGGGGACCACCCGGGCCGAGAGCTCCTCCGGGGTGAGCGGAACAACCGGCGCGGGTGGGGTGGTCGTGATGACGGTGACCGGTGCGGACTCGATCGTTCCCGGAGTCAGGGGCGGTGCGACCAGCGCGAGACCACCGAGGCCGGCTGCGAGAACGACGGCCGTCCACAGGCCGCGTCTGCTCGCACGTTTGGTCATCCAGCCGTCCGTCCCGCCGGTGTCATGCCATCGAGTCGTGAAAGGTGAAGATTACCCAACCGGCAACGATCAAGACATGCGATGGCGCAACAGCATGTAGACGCCGCGACGCATGAACGAAGTGGCGAGTGCGCGTGCGTCGCCGATTCGGACGTCCATTGCGGAGACGAGAGTCGGATCCGATTCCCGGAGATCTTTGTGGAATGCCGCTGCCTGGCGTGCCTGATCCTTGGCCAGACGCACACTCCACTGTCCGGCGTTGACGCGGAAGGACGCGAGGGGTTTGGCGATCGCATAGACGTCCCCTTGGAGTGCGACGGCGGTGTACGTGGCTTCGTCGATGACGTACGGGTTGGTGTCGTCCCACCATCCGATGGCCTTCAAGGCGGATCGCTTCATGAGTACACATCCGGGCTCGCCGAAGATGTTCGCTCCCGCCGTTACCGTCTTTCGGGCCGCGTCGCGCCCGGTGACCAGTCCCTTCAGCCCTGCAAGTCCGCGCGCGGAGAGGATGGTCTTTCCGTTTGCATCGACCAGTTTGCGTTGCGAGGCCACGAGTACCACCGAGGGGTGCTCGTCGAAAGCCGCGACCTGTTCCGCCAGGCACTCGGGGTAGATGGTGTCGTCACCGCACACCAGTTTCAGGAGCTCTCCGTTCGCAGCTTCGCTGACCCGGTCCCAGTTTCGCTTCGCTCCGCCGCCGGCCTCGGTCGACAGGATCTCGATCCGCGGATCGTCGGCGTATCGCGCCAGGACCTTGACGGTGTCGTCGGTCGACGAATGATCCGAGATGATCAGTTCGAAGTCCTGGTAGCTCTGATTCAGGATCGAGTCGATCGTCTCGGCAATGTAGTCGGCATTGTTGTAAGCCGGGACGACGACGGAAACACGCGGAGTCATGAGTTGCCTGTTCTCTTGTTTCGACTGAACGAGAAATCGCGGTAACCGAAGAAGCTTGCTGTTGCGGTTACCGCAGTGATGACGAGTTGTGACGGGATGGGAGGAAAGTGCAGGACCGAGACCGCGACGGTCATCAGCGCGAGGTTGATCACGAAGGCGCCGAAATTGACGACGACGAATCGCCAGAAGTCACGGAGGAAGTGGCCGCGAACTTCGAAGACCAGGTAGCGGTACATCGCAAAAGCGCACAGCAGGTTGCAGACGTACCCGGCAACGATCGCGAAGTGGTAGCCGAATTGATCGCCGAGCGCGATCTGCCAGGCAATGAACCAGGCGGTTCCGAGCGCCGTGTTGACGCCACCGACGAGCAGAAAGGCAAGGGCCTGATTCTTGACGACGCGCATCAACGGACCCGGCCTGCCGGTCATTCCGGCGGGGGGTGTTGCAGTCGAATCCGGTGAAGCCATCAGCCTTCGCCGAACGTGGGCAGCAGCCCTGCCGACACGGCATCTTGAAGCGACGGTGCCGCTGTGTCCTTCGCGGAGAGCGTGATGTTCAGGGGCTCACCGCTGCGACCCACGGTGGGCCAGTCGATCGCTATGTCGGGATCGAGGGGGTGAACTTCGTGCTCACGCTCGGGGGCGTATCCCGTCGAGCACAGGTAAACCACTGTCGAGTTGTCCTCGAGGGACAGGAAGGCATGCCCAAGCCCTTCGGACAGAAAGATCGCTCTGCGGTCGACGTCGTCGAGAAGGACCGAATCCCACTGGCCGAAGGTCGGCGATCCCACGCGGAGGTCGACGGCGATGTCGAGTATCGCGCCTTTGACACACGTAACGTACTTGGCCTGTCCGGGAGGGACGTCGGCAAAATGGATGCCTCGTAGGACGCCGGCAGCCGAGACCGAGCAATTGGCCTGCTGAAGGTCGAGGGTGCGGCCGGTGATCTCGGAGAATCCGGGTTCACGGAACCATTCGAGGAAGACTCCACGGTCGTCGCCGAACTGTTTGGGTGTGAATTCCCAGGCCCCTGGCACTTTCAGTTCGCGATACTGGCTCATCACGTGAGTATCTGCCATGTCACCAGTCCTTGCCGCGGTCGAGAAGTTCGAGAAGGTATTTTCCGTATCCGGATTTGAGGAGCTTCTCAGCACGAATGCGTAGCTCGTCGTCGGTGATGAATCCGTGCCGCCACGCAACTTCTTCGGGCGCGCCGATCTTGAGTCCCTGACGCTCCTCGATCGTGCGCACGTAGTTCGATGCGTCGAGAAGCGAATCGAAAGTTCCGGTGTCGAGCCACGCGGTGCCGCGAGGAAGTACTTCGACCTGGAGGCGGCCAGCTTCGAGGTACGCACGGTTGACGTCGGTGATCTCGTATTCGCCGCGTGCCGATGGTTCGAGGTCCTTGGCGATGGCGACAACGTCGTTGTCGTAGAAATAGAGGCCAGGCACCGAATAGTTGGAGCGCGGGTTCGCCGGCTTCTCCTCGAGCGAGACGGCTTTGCCTTCGCGGTCGAACTCGATGACTCCGTAAGCCGTGGGGTCCGAAACCCAGTACGCGAATACGGCGCCACCGTCGATGTTCTCGAAACGCGTGAGCTTACTGCCCAGACCTGGGCCGTAGAAGATGTTGTCGCCGAGGACCAGGGCCGCGGATTCCGAACCGATGTGGCCGGCTCCGAGTACGAAGGCTTGTGCGAGACCATTCGGCTCGTGCTGGATCTGGTAGGTCAGGTCGACGCCGAACTGCGAGCCGTCGCCGAGCAACCGCTGGAACTGCGGTGCGTCGTCTTCTGTGGTGATGATCATGATGTCGCGAATCCCGGCCAGCATCAGGGTGCTGAGTGGGTAATAGATCATCGGTTTGTCGTAGACGGGTACCAGCTGTTTGCTCACGCCGAGCGTGATGGGGTGCAACCTCGACCCCGTGCCGCCCGCCAGAATGATTCCGCGCATGCCTCGAAGTGTTCCAGTGTTCGCTGGAGAAACAAATCTCGGGCGCACGGTATCGTGCGTGGCCGGTAGATAGATCGGTTCGATTCGGTGATCGTGGAGGCGCAAACGTGAGAGTTCTCGTGACTGGCGGTGCAGGCTTCATCGGCGCCAATTTCGTGCATCAGACGGTGGCAGAGCGCCCCGACTCCGAGGTCACGGTGCTCGATGCGCTGACCTACGCGGGCAACAAGTCTTCGCTCGATTCGATAGCCGACCGCATCACGTTTGTTCACGGCGACATCACCGACGCAGTTCTCGTCGACCAACTGGTGGGCGCTGCCGACGTGGTCGTTCATTTTGCTGCCGAGTCGCACAACGACAATTCGCTCGCTGATCCGTGGCCGTTCGTGCAGACCAACATCGTGGGAACCTTCACGCTCCTGCAGGCTGTGCGCAAGCACGACGTCAGGTATCACCACATTTCCACCGACGAGGTGTACGGAGACCTCGAACTGGGCGATCCGGACCGTTTCACGGAGTCGACCGCGTACAACCCGTCGAGCCCCTACTCGTCGACGAAGGCATCGAGCGACATGTTGGTGCGCGCGTGGACCCGTTCGTTCGGCGTCCGGGCCACCCTGTCGAACTGCTCGAACAATTACGGCCCTTATCAACATGTCGAGAAGTTCATCCCACGGCAGATCACCAATGTTCTCGCCGGATTGCGTCCCAAGTTGTACGGCGACGGTTTGAACGTCCGTGACTGGATTCATGTCGACGACCACAACAGCGCGGTCTGGGCGATCATCGACGGTGGCCGGATCGGTCAGACCTACTTGATCGGCGCTGATGGTGAGATGAACAACCGAACTGTCATGGAGTCGATTCTGCAGATATTGGGCCGTGGCGCCGACGAGTTCGATTTTGTCACCGACCGCCCGGGGCACGACGTGAGGTACGCGATCGACTCGAGTCTGCTCCGGAAAGAACTTGGCTGGTCCCCGCGCTACGAGGACTTCCGCAGTGGTCTGGAAGCGACGATCGACTGGTACCGCGACAACGAACAGTGGTGGCGTCCGCAGA encodes:
- a CDS encoding glycosyltransferase family 2 protein, yielding MTPRVSVVVPAYNNADYIAETIDSILNQSYQDFELIISDHSSTDDTVKVLARYADDPRIEILSTEAGGGAKRNWDRVSEAANGELLKLVCGDDTIYPECLAEQVAAFDEHPSVVLVASQRKLVDANGKTILSARGLAGLKGLVTGRDAARKTVTAGANIFGEPGCVLMKRSALKAIGWWDDTNPYVIDEATYTAVALQGDVYAIAKPLASFRVNAGQWSVRLAKDQARQAAAFHKDLRESDPTLVSAMDVRIGDARALATSFMRRGVYMLLRHRMS
- a CDS encoding dTDP-4-dehydrorhamnose 3,5-epimerase family protein; this translates as MADTHVMSQYRELKVPGAWEFTPKQFGDDRGVFLEWFREPGFSEITGRTLDLQQANCSVSAAGVLRGIHFADVPPGQAKYVTCVKGAILDIAVDLRVGSPTFGQWDSVLLDDVDRRAIFLSEGLGHAFLSLEDNSTVVYLCSTGYAPEREHEVHPLDPDIAIDWPTVGRSGEPLNITLSAKDTAAPSLQDAVSAGLLPTFGEG
- the rfbB gene encoding dTDP-glucose 4,6-dehydratase; protein product: MRVLVTGGAGFIGANFVHQTVAERPDSEVTVLDALTYAGNKSSLDSIADRITFVHGDITDAVLVDQLVGAADVVVHFAAESHNDNSLADPWPFVQTNIVGTFTLLQAVRKHDVRYHHISTDEVYGDLELGDPDRFTESTAYNPSSPYSSTKASSDMLVRAWTRSFGVRATLSNCSNNYGPYQHVEKFIPRQITNVLAGLRPKLYGDGLNVRDWIHVDDHNSAVWAIIDGGRIGQTYLIGADGEMNNRTVMESILQILGRGADEFDFVTDRPGHDVRYAIDSSLLRKELGWSPRYEDFRSGLEATIDWYRDNEQWWRPQKDATEQAYVAAGEKTTS
- a CDS encoding S1C family serine protease, whose translation is MTKRASRRGLWTAVVLAAGLGGLALVAPPLTPGTIESAPVTVITTTPPAPVVPLTPEELSARVVPTIVTITAPAGFTTTAGTGIVLSPDGVVLTNHHVISGASDVTAVSMSNGLIYDAEILGYDSVSDLAVLRLAGADDLPVAVVGKSAEAARGDSVTAIGNAEGGGVPVPAPGVITNLGVTVNTRNVSDGSRNQLKGLIEVDADIRPGDSGGPLVNAVGELIGVSSAGNAVTDRTETSPAPQSYAIPIDTALPIVEQVLGGRSSETVRVGPTPVLGVAVKDHADMPAGAEVVAVSFDSPAERVGLTKGAVITEFGGSRIASSADLNAAMSSRRPGDTVAVTWVDAIGQPGTGSLVLDEGPPR
- the rfbA gene encoding glucose-1-phosphate thymidylyltransferase RfbA, whose product is MRGIILAGGTGSRLHPITLGVSKQLVPVYDKPMIYYPLSTLMLAGIRDIMIITTEDDAPQFQRLLGDGSQFGVDLTYQIQHEPNGLAQAFVLGAGHIGSESAALVLGDNIFYGPGLGSKLTRFENIDGGAVFAYWVSDPTAYGVIEFDREGKAVSLEEKPANPRSNYSVPGLYFYDNDVVAIAKDLEPSARGEYEITDVNRAYLEAGRLQVEVLPRGTAWLDTGTFDSLLDASNYVRTIEERQGLKIGAPEEVAWRHGFITDDELRIRAEKLLKSGYGKYLLELLDRGKDW
- a CDS encoding GtrA family protein, with translation MASPDSTATPPAGMTGRPGPLMRVVKNQALAFLLVGGVNTALGTAWFIAWQIALGDQFGYHFAIVAGYVCNLLCAFAMYRYLVFEVRGHFLRDFWRFVVVNFGAFVINLALMTVAVSVLHFPPIPSQLVITAVTATASFFGYRDFSFSRNKRTGNS